The Cloeon dipterum chromosome X, ieCloDipt1.1, whole genome shotgun sequence genome includes a window with the following:
- the LOC135945014 gene encoding protein SSUH2 homolog isoform X1 codes for MKEKEIETTDYLEEFKPSAPIPTGTLPRHGNRPPKTNAHGHIVDVDENEAVPSAPPLELMDHVVGYESVSFDAISVPPPYFEAESPEAEISNRDILPNCPQVTEQDARTALLSLVAQHCCYGKDVAKEMAITKINYSSAFHYQLHSFTEKRETSWAYSPYGGGEVDGVENGAPPLPWEIECYPGTLFEDEVKLIPVPHTSSVKSCHRCKGGGSLLCAECHGKGWVRCLSCHGDGWSASTSGYKERCFYCHSSTHGHGRQDCLKCNAKGRVPCPTCDNYGQIQCFIQLTISWKVNSAEHIVERLSLPEDLVKSVSGQVAFEEEAQQVLPIGHFPDETINMASTQIVHAHAQAFSDQKLIRQKQVVRIIPVTEINYRWKNKNNVFYVFGFENRAYAPDYPQKCCCGCTIL; via the exons GCCACATTGTTGACGTAGACGAGAATGAAGCTGTTCCGTCGGCGCCGCCGTTGGAGTTGATGGACCACGTCGTTGGCTACGAAAGCGTTTCGTTTGACGCAA taaGCGTTCCACCGCCATATTTCGAAGCTGAATCTCCGGAGGCTGAAATATCCAACCGGGACATCCTGCCCAACTGCCCTCAGGTCACAGAGCAAGACGCCAGGACGGCTCTTCTCTCCTTAGTAGCCCAGCACTGTTGTTACGGAAAAGATGTCGCCAAAGAGATGGCAATAACCAAAATCAACTACTCATCAGCGTTCCAT TACCAACTACACTCATTCACGGAAAAAAGAGAAACGTCGTGGGCGTACTCGCCttacggcggcggcgaggtGGACGGCGTGGAGAACGGCGCGCCGCCTCTGCCCTGGGAGATCGAGTGCTACCCTGGCACCCTGTTCGAGGACGAGGTGAAGCTGATTCCGGTGCCGCACACGTCGTCAGTCAAGTCGTGCCACAGGTGCAAGGGCGGCGGCTCGCTGCTGTGCGCCGAGTGCCACGGCAAGGGCTGGGTGCGCTGCCTCTCCTGCCACGGCGACGGCTGGAGCGCCTCCACCAGCGGCTACAAGGAACGCTGCTTCTACTGCCACTCTTCCACCCATGGACACGGACGGCAG gaCTGCCTGAAATGCAACGCGAAAGGCAGGGTGCCTTGCCCGACGTGCGACAACTACGGCCAAATCCAGTGCTTCATCCAGCTGACCATCTCGTGGAAGGTGAACTCTGCCGAGCACATCGTGGAGCGGCTCTCGCTGCCCGAGGACCTAGTCAAGTCGGTCAGTGGACAGGTGGCGTTCGAGGAGGAGGCTCAACAGGTGCTGCCCATTGGACACTTTCCGGACGAGACCATCAACATGGCGTCCACCCAGATTGTCCACGCTCATGCACAGGCGTTCAGCGACCAAAAGCTCATTAGACAG AAACAAGTGGTGCGAATAATTCCAGTCACCGAGATTAACTACCGGtggaaaaataagaataacGTGTTCTATGTGTTCGGCTTCGAGAACCGCGCCTACGCCCCGGACTATCCACAGAaatgctgctgcggctgcaccATCCTGTAG
- the LOC135945014 gene encoding protein SSUH2 homolog isoform X2: MVRYYKGHIVDVDENEAVPSAPPLELMDHVVGYESVSFDAISVPPPYFEAESPEAEISNRDILPNCPQVTEQDARTALLSLVAQHCCYGKDVAKEMAITKINYSSAFHYQLHSFTEKRETSWAYSPYGGGEVDGVENGAPPLPWEIECYPGTLFEDEVKLIPVPHTSSVKSCHRCKGGGSLLCAECHGKGWVRCLSCHGDGWSASTSGYKERCFYCHSSTHGHGRQDCLKCNAKGRVPCPTCDNYGQIQCFIQLTISWKVNSAEHIVERLSLPEDLVKSVSGQVAFEEEAQQVLPIGHFPDETINMASTQIVHAHAQAFSDQKLIRQKQVVRIIPVTEINYRWKNKNNVFYVFGFENRAYAPDYPQKCCCGCTIL, translated from the exons GCCACATTGTTGACGTAGACGAGAATGAAGCTGTTCCGTCGGCGCCGCCGTTGGAGTTGATGGACCACGTCGTTGGCTACGAAAGCGTTTCGTTTGACGCAA taaGCGTTCCACCGCCATATTTCGAAGCTGAATCTCCGGAGGCTGAAATATCCAACCGGGACATCCTGCCCAACTGCCCTCAGGTCACAGAGCAAGACGCCAGGACGGCTCTTCTCTCCTTAGTAGCCCAGCACTGTTGTTACGGAAAAGATGTCGCCAAAGAGATGGCAATAACCAAAATCAACTACTCATCAGCGTTCCAT TACCAACTACACTCATTCACGGAAAAAAGAGAAACGTCGTGGGCGTACTCGCCttacggcggcggcgaggtGGACGGCGTGGAGAACGGCGCGCCGCCTCTGCCCTGGGAGATCGAGTGCTACCCTGGCACCCTGTTCGAGGACGAGGTGAAGCTGATTCCGGTGCCGCACACGTCGTCAGTCAAGTCGTGCCACAGGTGCAAGGGCGGCGGCTCGCTGCTGTGCGCCGAGTGCCACGGCAAGGGCTGGGTGCGCTGCCTCTCCTGCCACGGCGACGGCTGGAGCGCCTCCACCAGCGGCTACAAGGAACGCTGCTTCTACTGCCACTCTTCCACCCATGGACACGGACGGCAG gaCTGCCTGAAATGCAACGCGAAAGGCAGGGTGCCTTGCCCGACGTGCGACAACTACGGCCAAATCCAGTGCTTCATCCAGCTGACCATCTCGTGGAAGGTGAACTCTGCCGAGCACATCGTGGAGCGGCTCTCGCTGCCCGAGGACCTAGTCAAGTCGGTCAGTGGACAGGTGGCGTTCGAGGAGGAGGCTCAACAGGTGCTGCCCATTGGACACTTTCCGGACGAGACCATCAACATGGCGTCCACCCAGATTGTCCACGCTCATGCACAGGCGTTCAGCGACCAAAAGCTCATTAGACAG AAACAAGTGGTGCGAATAATTCCAGTCACCGAGATTAACTACCGGtggaaaaataagaataacGTGTTCTATGTGTTCGGCTTCGAGAACCGCGCCTACGCCCCGGACTATCCACAGAaatgctgctgcggctgcaccATCCTGTAG